In Sphingobacterium zeae, one genomic interval encodes:
- a CDS encoding sugar porter family MFS transporter, with amino-acid sequence MSKRFIIILCIVSLGGLLFGFDMAVIAGALPLVKQFFGLSPAQEGVFVSSALLGCIVGVFFTGPLTDKYGRKPAFVTAALLFLCSAIGCGFSSSYSILIASRSIGGLGVGIASIVVPLYLAEISPSKFRGRSVTCYQLAITFGILFAYISNYLILEYSSAQQNELWRTMFLIGAVPALLLCIGVYFIPESPRWLSKNGRNTEVAAISGALGLSDIQEVGNVSSKGNLRDLFSPIYRKAFLLGLFLPLFSQLSGINAIVYYGPSILLESGISLNNSYHAQLFFGAANVLFTFFAIWKVDNWGRRPLYLLGTVGATLSLLVTGYLFNQGQVNNIALIIAILSFLFFFAFSIGPLKFVVAAEIFPNAIRARAMGISIMVMWISDAIVGQLTPILLASWGARYTFWLFAFFCAIAFLVVLAFLPETKGKPLEEIEKFWIEKHNKKSTNK; translated from the coding sequence ATGTCAAAGAGATTTATCATCATTTTATGTATCGTTTCACTTGGAGGACTCCTTTTCGGTTTCGATATGGCTGTAATTGCAGGTGCATTGCCGTTAGTAAAGCAATTTTTCGGACTATCTCCTGCTCAAGAGGGCGTTTTTGTCAGTTCAGCCCTGCTAGGCTGTATTGTTGGTGTATTTTTCACAGGACCATTAACAGATAAATACGGCAGAAAACCAGCCTTTGTTACTGCGGCCCTGCTCTTTTTATGTTCAGCAATTGGCTGTGGATTCAGTTCTTCTTATAGCATATTAATTGCAAGTAGAAGCATTGGGGGCTTGGGTGTTGGAATAGCCTCAATCGTTGTGCCCTTATATCTCGCGGAAATATCGCCAAGTAAATTTAGAGGAAGATCAGTCACCTGTTACCAACTCGCTATTACATTCGGGATCCTTTTTGCGTATATCAGCAATTATTTGATTCTCGAATATAGCTCCGCACAGCAAAATGAACTCTGGCGAACTATGTTTTTAATTGGTGCAGTACCGGCTTTATTGTTATGCATCGGAGTTTACTTTATTCCTGAAAGTCCACGTTGGCTATCTAAAAATGGGCGGAACACGGAAGTAGCAGCGATCAGTGGCGCATTAGGACTATCGGATATACAAGAGGTCGGCAACGTTTCCTCGAAGGGAAATCTACGTGATCTCTTCTCGCCTATTTATCGCAAGGCCTTCCTATTGGGCTTGTTCCTTCCTTTATTTTCACAGCTCAGTGGCATAAACGCAATTGTCTACTATGGTCCGAGCATATTGCTTGAATCTGGTATTTCATTAAATAATTCCTATCATGCTCAACTATTCTTTGGAGCCGCCAATGTGTTATTTACTTTCTTTGCCATCTGGAAGGTTGACAATTGGGGTAGACGTCCCTTATATCTTTTGGGAACGGTAGGTGCTACCCTGAGTTTGCTGGTTACTGGATATCTTTTTAATCAAGGTCAAGTCAATAATATCGCATTGATTATCGCTATACTTTCGTTCTTATTTTTCTTTGCTTTTTCCATTGGCCCGCTAAAATTTGTTGTCGCCGCCGAAATCTTCCCAAATGCCATCCGGGCTCGTGCCATGGGTATCAGTATTATGGTGATGTGGATTTCCGATGCTATCGTGGGACAACTAACACCCATTCTACTCGCTTCCTGGGGGGCCCGCTATACGTTCTGGTTGTTTGCATTTTTCTGTGCCATCGCATTCCTTGTTGTACTTGCATTCCTTCCGGAAACAAAGGGTAAACCTTTGGAAGAGATCGAAAAATTCTGGATTGAAAAGCACAATAAAAAATCAACAAACAAGTAA
- a CDS encoding GntR family transcriptional regulator, which produces MNLKIDHKSPVPLHIQAENLLRELIKQPEYIEGKLLPNEIELAKRLAISRSTLRLAINKLVYEELLIRKKGIGTKVASSKFSSKSKNWLSFSQEMKNRGIEVKNFELHVSWVVPDKAVSKFFNVDEDQKLLKLERLRGKKDDPFVYFISYFHPRIGLNGDEDFKRPLYEILEADYHVVADLSQEELDAMAANKFIADKLEINIGDPILSRKRFVFDQSGKPIEYNLGFYRAESFTYTVESRRDH; this is translated from the coding sequence ATGAATTTAAAAATAGATCATAAAAGCCCTGTTCCGCTGCATATACAAGCAGAGAATCTGTTACGCGAATTAATTAAGCAGCCTGAATATATAGAGGGTAAGTTATTGCCCAACGAAATTGAATTAGCAAAAAGATTGGCAATTTCCCGTTCTACTTTGCGTTTGGCGATCAATAAACTAGTCTACGAGGAGTTGCTCATTAGAAAGAAGGGAATAGGCACGAAGGTGGCTAGTTCCAAATTTAGTTCCAAATCCAAGAATTGGCTGAGTTTCTCACAAGAGATGAAAAACCGAGGAATTGAGGTAAAGAATTTTGAGCTTCACGTCAGCTGGGTTGTTCCGGACAAAGCAGTCTCGAAGTTTTTTAATGTAGATGAGGACCAAAAGCTATTAAAACTAGAACGTCTGAGAGGAAAGAAAGATGACCCATTTGTTTATTTTATATCTTACTTCCATCCGCGTATAGGTTTAAACGGCGATGAAGATTTTAAGAGACCTTTATATGAGATCTTAGAAGCAGATTATCATGTCGTTGCAGATCTTTCTCAGGAAGAGCTGGATGCAATGGCCGCAAATAAATTTATAGCTGATAAATTGGAGATTAATATCGGTGATCCTATTCTGTCCCGCAAGCGCTTTGTATTTGACCAATCTGGGAAGCCGATTGAATATAATTTGGGGTTCTACCGCGCGGAAAGTTTTACCTATACTGTCGAAAGCAGAAGAGATCATTAG
- a CDS encoding nitroreductase family protein: MALLDNLQWRYATKKYDPSKRVAQKDVDKILEAARMAPSSSGLQQFRVIVIKNQELKEKIVPIAWGQQIVADSSHLLVFAGWDKYTDDRIDSTFDQMNASRGLPLDTTDEYKNNLKAQLATFTEEQQAAHAAKQAYIAFGLAIAQAAELGIDATPMEGFSNVELDKLLGLDKLGLKSATMLPLGYRMEGEDWLLKLKKFRLPKEEFLIELA; the protein is encoded by the coding sequence ATGGCATTGTTAGATAATCTGCAGTGGCGCTATGCCACAAAAAAATACGATCCTTCGAAAAGGGTCGCCCAAAAAGATGTAGACAAGATCTTGGAAGCTGCGCGAATGGCACCCAGTTCATCTGGGCTTCAGCAGTTTCGTGTAATCGTGATTAAAAATCAGGAATTAAAAGAAAAAATAGTACCCATAGCCTGGGGGCAACAGATTGTTGCTGATAGTTCGCATTTGCTGGTATTTGCAGGATGGGATAAATATACGGACGATCGAATTGATAGTACTTTTGATCAAATGAATGCATCACGTGGATTACCACTTGATACAACAGATGAATATAAGAATAACTTAAAAGCACAATTGGCGACTTTTACCGAAGAGCAGCAGGCTGCACATGCGGCAAAACAAGCCTACATTGCTTTTGGTTTGGCAATTGCGCAAGCAGCAGAACTAGGTATTGATGCCACACCAATGGAAGGTTTTTCAAATGTGGAGTTGGATAAATTGCTAGGATTGGACAAACTTGGATTGAAGAGCGCGACCATGCTCCCTTTGGGATATCGTATGGAAGGGGAAGATTGGTTGTTGAAATTGAAAAAGTTTAGACTTCCAAAAGAAGAATTTTTGATCGAACTCGCCTAG
- a CDS encoding class I mannose-6-phosphate isomerase, with amino-acid sequence MYSNTQTKPFQYEITPTFPVQGTLSNSYTDLAAHLITHNIHSIDGFVGVDWATIIPKLKQEFEKQGVTPRFIAMDSALKTESAIQELVAPYLGGDDPLFGKKAGIQLIEYFDTQKLADLQTIRANAESIQAEYTIFYGPGASLVDTSSQLMFIDLPKNVLIQRMRAGEALNLGCSTQTNQKETYKRYYFVDWEILNRHKRSILSRVEILADQQSSQNLPWITGKDLHATLLAMSQNYFRVRPTFEPGVWGGQWMKEHLSGIDQHVKNYAWSFEMIVPENGILLEADGHTLEISFDQLMFQESANVLGHAQQRFDVEFPIRFNFLDTFDGGNLSIQCHPSPAYAKTEFGENFTQDESYYIVDRKEDAQVYLGFQQSIDADKFRSALEESFHTGTAMDIEQYVQKFESKKHQLYLIPHGTVHSSGVNNLVLEISATPYNYTFKMYDWVRPDLDGKPRPLNIDRAFANLNFSRKGDVVKNTLLAQPTEVALDAQATRIHLPTHEDHFYDVFRYEFDQDVAIETQGQCHIMMLVEGEAIELTTANGMKKVFHYAETFAVPAAAGSYTLRNLGNDKAKVIQSFVKESKC; translated from the coding sequence ATGTATTCTAATACTCAAACAAAACCTTTTCAGTACGAAATCACACCGACGTTTCCGGTTCAAGGAACACTATCAAATTCCTACACGGATCTTGCTGCACATCTCATTACACATAATATACATAGCATTGATGGTTTTGTAGGTGTTGACTGGGCTACAATCATCCCCAAGCTAAAGCAAGAATTTGAAAAACAGGGCGTAACTCCACGATTTATTGCCATGGATTCAGCTTTAAAAACTGAATCAGCGATCCAGGAGCTTGTCGCACCATACCTCGGTGGCGACGATCCATTATTTGGAAAAAAGGCCGGGATTCAACTCATTGAATACTTTGACACCCAAAAGCTTGCGGACCTTCAAACCATACGAGCAAACGCCGAATCAATACAAGCTGAGTATACCATCTTTTATGGCCCTGGAGCATCATTAGTCGATACGTCTAGTCAGCTGATGTTTATTGATCTGCCCAAAAACGTGCTAATTCAACGTATGCGTGCGGGAGAAGCTTTAAACTTAGGTTGTTCAACACAGACCAATCAAAAGGAAACCTACAAGCGTTACTATTTTGTCGATTGGGAAATATTGAATAGACATAAAAGGTCTATCCTTTCCCGTGTCGAAATTCTTGCCGATCAACAATCGTCCCAAAACCTACCATGGATCACAGGGAAGGATCTACATGCTACTTTGCTGGCCATGTCCCAAAATTACTTCCGCGTACGACCAACTTTTGAACCCGGCGTATGGGGTGGACAGTGGATGAAAGAGCACCTTTCAGGCATAGATCAGCATGTCAAAAACTATGCGTGGTCCTTCGAAATGATTGTCCCTGAGAATGGCATTTTGCTCGAAGCAGATGGACATACACTCGAAATTTCATTTGATCAATTGATGTTTCAAGAAAGTGCCAATGTGCTTGGTCATGCCCAGCAACGTTTCGATGTTGAATTCCCGATACGCTTCAATTTTCTGGATACCTTTGATGGCGGCAACCTATCCATTCAATGTCACCCTAGTCCAGCCTATGCAAAAACAGAATTTGGAGAAAACTTCACACAGGACGAATCATACTATATCGTTGATAGAAAAGAGGACGCACAAGTGTATCTGGGCTTTCAGCAATCCATTGATGCAGACAAATTTCGCTCAGCTTTAGAAGAGAGCTTCCATACCGGAACAGCCATGGATATCGAGCAATACGTTCAAAAATTCGAATCCAAGAAACACCAATTGTATTTGATACCACATGGTACTGTACATTCTTCCGGCGTGAATAATCTCGTACTCGAAATCAGTGCAACACCTTACAATTATACCTTTAAAATGTACGACTGGGTGCGTCCGGATTTAGATGGGAAACCGCGCCCATTAAATATTGATAGAGCATTCGCCAACCTCAATTTTAGCCGAAAAGGTGATGTCGTAAAAAACACGCTGCTTGCTCAGCCCACTGAAGTAGCCCTTGATGCGCAAGCAACAAGAATACATTTGCCAACGCATGAAGATCATTTCTACGATGTTTTTAGATACGAATTCGATCAGGATGTTGCAATTGAAACACAAGGACAGTGTCACATCATGATGCTTGTGGAGGGGGAGGCAATTGAGCTGACGACAGCAAATGGCATGAAGAAAGTCTTTCATTATGCTGAGACTTTTGCTGTTCCTGCTGCTGCCGGATCCTATACATTGCGTAATTTAGGAAACGATAAGGCAAAGGTTATCCAATCTTTTGTCAAAGAATCCAAATGTTAA